In Brassica rapa cultivar Chiifu-401-42 chromosome A06, CAAS_Brap_v3.01, whole genome shotgun sequence, a single window of DNA contains:
- the LOC103827797 gene encoding uncharacterized protein LOC103827797: MASEEPSNQQTVILPPRTKDDPTPAIRDILEIVDNLHKKFVPPSQNEQVLITSRSDVAHLTNPSQVPEKEGLKKTTSLPVPSLTEQDDTERYIPKLRRNLRLLKEDVVKLQDLRCEVADEVGKHITPLEKLLKKVEKVSSNAVLTKGMKKDLEDINKKIFNLMCQVPLLPNKRRKPGGLDSEGGDGENNGKGIECLPAIHVNEEDLKRLAVFRHVRDKFKNLSSNHKKICLLSFAVFPENQEVNRTMLMYWWIGEGILPEENVKPKKGTQPDDERPEDVVKAILDEFVEKRLIEPVENKRKEEPNSYKMTPFVHSSVVLISKEIKLFDIYRKGEKPTMHKSDLNKVCLVEGSSSQPEAKATKMPDVNLIETVFNVSERFPDFAFKWFSEDQPSAKKKFGPMSKTVFKSLKVFYLGRWERTAKRHIEVENPELMRHLKHMTKLRLLSFQGISRIERLDDAVCKLRELIILDLRACYNLEKLPEKIDSLKALTYLDITDCYMIDRMPKRLSWLNNLVVLKGFVVSDANDEEKVCTLAELVHLEKLRKLSITINKGDFSVNDLFLAVEEFKSLEKFKVAWGGINEHKKVETTGGVVRELIRTMTWAPPKGQASQEGKLPKVSKQIQLPKNLKKLDLQCFPDRDLPPWLKPHKLGGLEKLYIKGGTELTGFGKFETEETKECKVKVLRLKFLPRFKVEWRELGELFPKLEFLDKYQSPQVSFCPCDGIGIWRKKTQV; the protein is encoded by the coding sequence ATGGCTTCTGAGGAGCCCTCGAATCAGCAGACAGTGATCTTACCACCGAGGACAAAAGATGATCCAACGCCAGCCATCAGAGACATCCTCGAAATCGTGGATAATTTGCATAAGAAGTTTGTCCCTCCATCCCAAAACGAACAAGTTCTAATAACGTCTAGAAGCGATGTTGCTCATCTCACCAACCCCTCACAAGTCCCTGAGAAAGAAGGGCTGAAGAAAACGACCAGTCTCCCTGTACCTTCTTTAACCGAGCAGGACGATACCGAGCGTTATATCCCTAAGCTGAGACGTAACCTACGTCTGCTCAAGGAGGACGTGGTGAAGCTGCAAGACCTTCGCTGCGAAGTTGCAGATGAGGTGGGGAAACATATCACTCCACTTGAAAAGCTGCTTAAGAAAGTTGAGAAGGTTTCTTCAAATGCTGTGTTGACCAAGGGTATGAAGAAAGATCTTGAGGATATCAACAAGAAGATCTTTAACTTGATGTGTCAGGTCCCTTTGTTGCCCAACAAACGCAGAAAGCCTGGTGGGTTAGACTCTGAGGGTGGCGACGGAGAGAACAACGGCAAAGGTATTGAATGCTTGCCTGCTATCCATGTCAATGAAGAAGATCTCAAAAGACTCGCAGTTTTCAGACATGTAAGAGACAAATTCAAGAACCTTAGTAGTAACCACAAGAAGATCTGTCTGCTGAGCTTCGCTGTGTTCCCTGAGAACCAAGAGGTGAACAGAACGATGCTAATGTACTGGTGGATTGGGGAAGGCATTCTACCTGAAGAGAATGTCAAACCCAAGAAGGGCACTCAACCTGATGATGAGAGGCCTGAAGATGTTGTGAAGGCCATTCTTGACGAGTTCGTTGAGAAAAGGTTGATTGAGCCTGTTGAAAACAAACGCAAAGAGGAGCCAAATAGCTACAAGATGACTCCCTTTGTGCATTCTTCAGTGGTTCTCATCTCAAAGGAGATCAAACTCTTTGATATTTACCGTAAAGGGGAGAAGCCAACCATGCACAAATCAGACTTAAACAAGGTCTGCCTTGTGGAGGGGTCATCAAGCCAACCAGAAGCAAAAGCTACTAAAATGCCAGACGTGAATCTCATCGAGACAGTGTTCAATGTCTCCGAGAGGTTTCCTGATTTCGCGTTCAAGTGGTTCTCTGAGGACCAACCATCAGCCAAGAAGAAGTTTGGTCCCATGTCAAAAACTGTGTTCAAGTCCCTCAAGGTGTTTTACTTGGGCAGATGGGAGAGAACGGCCAAGCGGCACATCGAGGTTGAGAATCCAGAGCTCATGAGACACTTGAAGCATATGACTAAACTAAGACTCTTGAGCTTCCAAGGGATCTCGAGAATCGAAAGGCTTGACGACGCTGTCTGTAAGCTTCGTGAGCTGATCATCTTGGACCTTAGAGCATGCTATAACTTGGAGAAGCTTCCGGAGAAGATAGATTCGCTCAAGGCGCTGACTTACTTGGACATTACGGATTGCTACATGATAGACCGCATGCCTAAGAGGCTGTCTTGGCTGAATAACTTGGTGGTTCTCAAGGGGTTTGTGGTGAGTGATGCTAATGATGAGGAGAAGGTCTGCACGTTGGCTGAGTTGGTGCACTTGGAGAAGCTGAGGAAGCTGAGCATTACGATAAACAAAGGTGATTTCAGTGTGAATGATCTGTTCTTGGCTGTTGAGGAGTTCAAAAGTCTTGAGAAGTTTAAAGTGGCGTGGGGAGGTATTAATGAACATAAGAAAGTGGAAACTACTGGTGGGGTAGTAAGAGAGTTAATAAGAACGATGACATGGGCTCCTCCTAAGGGACAAGCTTCCCAAGAAGGAAAGCTTCCCAAGGTTTCAAAGCAGATTCAGCTTCCTAAGAACCTGAAGAAACTGGACCTGCAGTGTTTTCCTGATAGGGATCTTCCCCCATGGCTTAAGCCACATAAACTTGGTGGTCTTGAGAAACTCTACATTAAAGGAGGAACCGAACTTACTGGATTTGGAAAGTTTGAGACTGAGGAGACAAAGGAGTGCAAAGTCAAGGTCTTACGTCTGAAATTTCTTCCCAGGTTTAAAGTGGAGTGGAGAGAGCTTGGGGAACTCTTTCCAAAACTGGAGTTCTTGGATAAGTATCAGTCTCCTCAAGTTAGTTTCTGCCCCTGCGATGGAATTGGAATCTGGCGCAAAAAAACTCAAGTCTAA
- the LOC103827800 gene encoding cyclin-dependent kinase F-4, with protein sequence MERYNLIKEVGDGTFGNVWRAVNKQTGEVVAIKKMKKKYYSWEECINLREVKSLSRMNHPNIVKLKEVIRENDILYFVFEYMECNLYQLMKDRPKLFAESDIRNWCFQVFQGLWYMHQRGYFHRDLKPENLLVSKDVIKIADLGLAREINSSPPYTEYVSTRWYRAPEVLLRSYVYTSKVDMWAMGAILAELLSLRPLFPGASEADEIHKICSVIGSPTEHTWLEGLNLASVLNYQFPQLPGVHLSSLMPYASAEVVNLVERLCSWDPSNRPTAAEALQHPFFQSCYYYVPPSLRAKQSVGERGPLEHQQQSLKTNKAPFNSYAPPFGACQAQRKLEMSNKINQDTTWNKKAVGSYHVRDARYIPPPGRKCPSSMNKKWVFPRGSSETAVANAAVGGGRWRPAMKAGWVGESGDMFLRPIQPPNPYSRRIAG encoded by the exons ATGGAGAG GTATAATTTAATCAAAGAAGTTGGTGATGGAACTTTTGGGAATGTTTGGCGAGCTGTCAATAAGCAGACGGGTGAAGTG GTTGCGAttaaaaagatgaagaagaagtatTACTCGTGGGAAGAATGTATTAATCTGAGAGAAGTGAAG TCGCTTAGCAGAATGAACCATCCAAACATTGTGAAGCTGAAGGAAGTCATCCGGGAAAATGATATTCTATACTTTGTGTTCGAGTACATG GAGTGCAATCTTTACCAGCTTATGAAGGATCGCCCTAAGCTCTTTGCAGAATCTGATATCCGAAATTGGTGCTTTCAAGTCTTTCAAGGTCTTTGGTACATGCATCAGCGTGGATACTTTCACCGAGATCTTAAGCCAG AGAATCTATTAGTCTCTAAAGATGTTATAAAGATTGCCGATCTTGGCCTGGCCCGGGAGATTAACTCAAGTCCACCTTATACAGAATATGTCTCTACACGCTG GTATAGGGCACCTGAAGTACTGCTACGGTCATATGTATACACGTCAAAAGTTG ATATGTGGGCTATGGGCGCTATTCTGGCTGAGCTGTTGTCTCTTCGCCCTCTTTTTCCTGGAGCTAG TGAAGCAGATGAGATACATAAAATCTGCAGTGTGATAGGCAGCCCAACTGAACATACATGGTTGGAGGGGCTTAATCTAGCTAGCGTACTAAATTACCAATTCCCTCAG CTTCCCGGTGTACACCTTTCAAGCTTGATGCCGTATGCTAGTGCAGAGGTGGTTAACCTTGTTGAGCGCCTCTGCTCGTGGGATCCCAGCAATAGGCCGACGGCTGCAGAGGCTTTGCAGCATCCGTTCTTCCAGAGTTGCTACTACTATGTTCCACCATCTCTCCGTGCCAAACAGTCTGTTGGAGAGAGAGGGCCTCTCGAGCATCAGCAGCAATCCCTCAAGACTAATAAGGCGCCATTCAACAGTTATGCTCCTCCATTTGGTGCTTGTCAGGCTCAGCGGAAGCTGGAGATGTCTAATAAGATTAACCAGGACACAACATGGAACAAGAAGGCTGTCGGAAGTTATCATGTTAGAGATGCTAGGTATATACCACCGCCTGGAAGGAAGTGTCCtt CATCGATGAACAAGAAGTGGGTCTTTCCTCGCGGGTCATCAGAGACTGCAGTGGCAAATGCAGCGGTGGGCGGAGGAAGATGGAGGCCGGCGATGAAGGCAGGGTGGGTGGGAGAAAGTGGTGACATGTTCCTTAGACCTATACAGCCTCCAAATCCTTACTCTAGGAGAATCGCTGGTTAA
- the LOC103827801 gene encoding transcription factor MAMYB produces MEFYDEDKPRFVFQSRPSSSRRKTDDEEEEDHKAPSKIFISISVVISLLTLSLSFFYFESEPAQSLLLWLAISFLVGPFAPPPLTGGKIRVGYGQILEPEEIKEEHSTDNERESRRNKRSSKVTKSEKPPENPHPVKVDRDRSEIHGSVKEWSEEEMEILKKQLVKHPAGKPGRWEAVAAAFGGKYKTENVIKKAKEIGEKKVYESDDYAQFLKNRKASSSDPRLGEEEEEEDAGGDEETWSNGEDIALLNALKAFPKEAAMRWEKVAAAVPGKKSKAACMKRVTELKKGFRSSKSGAN; encoded by the coding sequence ATGGAGTTTTACGACGAAGACAAGCCAAGATTCGTCTTCCAATCTCGTCCTTCCTCTTCTCGCCGCAAGACGGAtgacgaggaggaggaagatCATAAAGCCCCTAGCAAGATCTTCATCTCAATCTCCGTCGTTATCTCCCTCCTCACTCTATCACTCTCCTTCTTCTACTTCGAATCCGAGCCTGCCCAATCGCTTCTCTTATGGCTCGCAATCTCCTTCCTCGTCGGTCCTTTCGCGCCTCCTCCCCTCACCGGTGGCAAAATCCGCGTCGGTTACGGTCAGATCTTGGAGCCGGAGGAGATCAAGGAGGAGCACTCGACGGATAACGAACGTGAATCGAGGAGGAACAAGCGATCTAGTAAAGTGACGAAGAGCGAGAAACCGCCGGAAAATCCACATCCGGTAAAAGTGGATCGCGATCGGAGTGAGATTCATGGATCTGTGAAGGAGTGGAGTGAAGAAGAGATGGAGATTCTGAAGAAGCAGCTGGTAAAGCATCCGGCGGGGAAGCCTGGGCGGTGGGAGGCGGTGGCGGCGGCGTTTGGAGGGAAGTACAAGACGGAGAATGTGATCAAGAAGGCGAAAGAGATTGGGGAGAAGAAAGTCTACGAGAGTGATGATTACGCTCAGTTTCTGAAGAACAGGAAAGCTTCTTCTTCGGATCCGAGAttgggtgaagaagaagaagaagaagacgcgGGAGGAGATGAGGAGACTTGGAGTAATGGAGAAGACATTGCTCTGCTCAATGCTCTTAAAGCTTTTCCGAAAGAAGCGGCCATGAGATGGGAGAAGGTTGCAGCTGCTGTGCCTGGGAAGAAGTCCAAGGCAGCTTGTATGAAGAGAGTTACTGAGCTTAAGAAAGGGTTTCGGAGCTCTAAGTCTGGAGCCAATTAG
- the LOC103827802 gene encoding ATP-dependent Clp protease proteolytic subunit 4, chloroplastic codes for MTTLSLSSSFKPSLVSSRLSSSSSASYSSFSKPNNLSLKPTKLISPPLRTPVRFANASIEMSQTQESAIRGAESDVMGLLLRERIVFLGSSIDDFVADAIMSQLLLLDAKDPKKDIKLFINSSGGSLSATMAIYDVVQLVRADVSTIALGIAASTASIILGAGTKGKRFAMPNTRIMIHQPLGGASGQAIDVEIQAKEVMHNKNNVTSIIAGCTSRSFEQVLKDIDRDRYMSPIEAVEYGLIDGVIDGDSIIPLEPVPDRVKPRVNYEEISKDPMKFLTPEIPDDEIY; via the exons ATGACAACCCTatctctctcctcctccttcAAACCTTCCCTCGTTTCGTCAAGACTCAGCTCATCTTCCTCCGCCTCTTACTCTTCTTTCTCCAAACCCAACAACCTCTCCCTCAAACCCACCAAACTCATTTCGCCTCCCTTGAGAACTCCAGTGAGATTCGCGAACGCTTCAATCGAGATGTCGCAGACCCAGGAGTCAGCTATTCGCGGCGCCGAATCCGACGTCATGGGTCTTCTCCTCAGGGAACGAATCGTCTTCCTCGGTAGCAGTATCGACGATTTCGTCGCCGACGCCATCATGAGTCAGTTGCTGCTCTTAGATGCTAAAGACCCTAAGAAAGACATAAAACTCTTCATCAATTCCTCCGGTGGCTCCCTCAG TGCAACGATGGCTATATACGATGTGGTTCAACTTGTGAGAGCTGATGTTTCCACGATTGCTCTCGGCATTGCTGCATCAACAGCTTCCATCATTCTCGGTGCGGGAACTAAAGGCAAGCGCTTTGCGATGCCCAACACGAGGATAATGATTCATCAGCCTCTTGGAGGTGCGAGTGGTCAAGCTATTGATGTTGAGATCCAAGCTAAAGAAGTTATGCACAACAAGAACAATGTCACAAGCATTATTGCTGGGTGTACTAGCCGTTCGTTTGAGCAGGTTCTGAAGGATATTGATAGGGACCGGTACATGTCTCCGATTGAAGCGGTGGAGTATGGTTTGATCGATGGGGTTATTGATGGAGACAGCATCATTCCTCTGGAGCCTGTTCCTGATAGGGTGAAACCGAGGGTGAACTATGAGGAGATTAGCAAAGATCCGATGAAGTTCTTGACTCCTGAGATACCTGATGATGAGATTTACTGA